The following coding sequences lie in one Saimiri boliviensis isolate mSaiBol1 chromosome 6, mSaiBol1.pri, whole genome shotgun sequence genomic window:
- the TRIM34 gene encoding E3 ubiquitin-protein ligase TRIM34, producing MASKILLNLQEEVTCPICLKLLTEPLSLGCGHSLCQACITVNNKEAVTSPGGKNSCPVCGISYSFENLQVNQHLVSIVERLREVKLSQDNGKKDLCDRHGEKLLLFCKEDRKVICWLCERSQEHRGHHTFLMEEVVQECQEKLHAILKRLRKEEEEAEKLEADIREKKTSWKYQIQTEKQRIQTEFDQLRRILDSEEQRELKRLEDEEKKTLDNLAEAEDDLVQQKQLVRELISDVECRSQWSTVELLQDMSGIVKWSDIWRLRKPKTLSQKLKTVFHAPDLSRMLQMFRELTAVRCYWVDVTMNPVNLNLNLVLSEDQRQVISVPIWPFKCDNFGILGSQYFSSGKHYWEVDVSKKTAWILGVYCRTRSRNIKYVIRRRANHQNVYFKYRPLFGYWVIGLENKCKYRAFEQSLSSDSEVLTLSMAVPPCRVGVFLDYDAGIVSFFNVTSHGSLIYKFSKCCFSQPVYPYFNPWKCPAPMTLCPPSS from the exons ATGGCTTCAAAAATCTTGCTTAACCTGCAAGAGGAGGTGACCTGTCCCATCTGCCTGAAACTTTTGACAGAACCCTTGAGTCTAGGCTGTGGCCACAGCCTCTGCCAAGCCTGCATCACTGTGAACAACAAGGAGGCAGTGACCAGCCCGGGAGGAAAAAACAGCTGTCCTGTGTGTGGTATCAGCTACTCATTTGAAAATCTACAGGTTAATCAGCATCTGGTCAGCATAGTGGAGAGACTCAGGGAAGTCAAGTTGAGTCAAGACAATGGGAAGAAAGATCTCTGTGATCGTCATGGAGAGAAACTTCTACTCTTCTGTAAGGAGGATAGGAAGGTCATTTGCTGGCTTTGTGAACGGTCTCAGGAACACCGTGGTCACCACACATTCCTCATGGAGGAAGTAGTCCAGGAATGTCAG GAGAAACTCCATGCaatcctcaagaggctgaggaaggaggaagaggaagctgagAAGCTGGAAGCTGacatcagagaaaagaaaacttcctgGAAG TATCAGATACAAACTGAGaaacaaaggatacaaacagaaTTTGATCAGCTTAGAAGAATCCTAGATAGTGAGGAGCAGAGAGAGCTGAAAAGATTGGAAGACGAGGAAAAGAAGACGCTGGATAACTTGGCAGAGGCTGAAGACGATCTAGTTCAGCAGAAGCAGTTGGTGAGAGAGCTCATCTCAGATGTGGAGTGTCGGAGTCAGTGGTCAACAGTGGAGCTGCTGCAG gACATGAGTGGAATCGTGAAATG GAGTGACatctggaggctgagaaagccAAAAACTCTTTCCCAGAAACTGAAGACTGTATTCCATGCTCCAGATCTGAGTAGGATGCTGCAAATGTTTAGAG aaCTGACAGCTGTCCGATGCTACTGGG tggATGTCACAATGAATCCAGTCAACCTGAATTTGAATCTTGTCCTTTCAGAAGATCAGAGACAAGTGATATCTGTGCCAATTTGGCCTTTTAAGTGTGATAATTTTGGTATCTTGGGATCCCAATATTTCTCCTCAGGGAAACATTACTGGGAAGTGGATGTGTCCAAGAAAACTGCCTGGATCCTGGGGGTATATTGTAGAACACGTTCCCGCAATATAAAGTATGTCATTAGAAGACGTGCAAATCATCAAAATGTTTACTTCAAATATAGGCCTCTATTTGGCTACTGGGTTATAGGGTTAGAGAATAAATGTAAGTATAGGGCCTTTGAGCAGTCTTTGTCCTCTGATTCTGAGGTTTTGACTCTCTCCATGGCTGTGCCTCCCTGCCGTGTTGGGGTTTTCCTAGACTATGATGCAGGTATTGTCTCCTTTTTCAATGTCACAAGCCATGGCTCCCTCATTTATAAGTTCTCTAAATGTTGCTTTTCTCAGCCTGTATATCCATATTTCAATCCTTGGAAGTGTCCAGCTCCCATGACTCTGTGCCCACCAAGCTcttga